GTCGCGGAAGCGTTCGAGGCCAGTGGGCAGACGCAGAAGGAGTTCTCCGCTCAGCGAGGCGTGCGGCTGAGCACATTGCAGTCGTGGGTGTACCGGCGCGACGCCAGCGTGGCAGCCAGGCAGCACCGGTGCGCCTGCTACCGGTGGAGGTGGCTGGCATGTCGCGGCCGAGCACGGTGCTGCTCGAGGTGGTAACGGCGAGCGGAGCTCGCGTGAGATTCTCCGTGGGCACCGACGTCGAGTACGTGGCCCGGCTCGTCGCGGAGCTGGGGCGGTAAGGCGGTGTTTGCCCTCCCAGCTTCGGTGCGGGTGGTGCTGGCCACAGGGCCTGTGGACATGCGCAAGTCCATCGACGGCCTCATGTCGCTGGTGCGCACCGCCGCTCACCGCGAGCTGCGTCAACTGCACAGCGCCCCCGTCCTCACGCAACTGCACGTCTGGCTCG
The Myxococcus xanthus genome window above contains:
- the tnpA gene encoding IS66 family insertion sequence element accessory protein TnpA, whose amino-acid sequence is MSKQVEKQEWVRVAEAFEASGQTQKEFSAQRGVRLSTLQSWVYRRDASVAARQHRCACYRWRWLACRGRARCCSRW